The Coleofasciculus sp. FACHB-1120 genomic sequence CTCTGCGTACCTTTGTGTTTTTGCCTGTGGGTTTTGACGTTGAAATTTTAAGCGTGCAGCCAAGAGTGCAGCTTTGTGGCTTTCCAGGTGTTACCAGTAGCGATCGCAACTTCAAGCCACTCAAGCCACAAAGGACGCTTGAGGACGAGCAAAAATCATTCTTCCCGCCGAAGTCTGCAAGGCGCTGGTTACGACCACTCGGATTTCACCACCCATGTACTCACGCCCGTCTTCCACCACCACCATTGTGCCATCGTCCAGGTAGCCGACGCCCTGAGCCGGTTCCTTGCCACCCTTGAGAATTTTGATGTCTAGGCTATCACCAGGCAGATAAATTGCCCGAATTGCCTGAGCCAAATCATTAATATTCAGCACCGGCACTTTCTGCAAAGTGGCAACCTTACTCAAGTTGTAGTCGTTAGTTAGCAAAGTGCCATTGATTTCTTGGGTCAACCGGACTAACTTCGCATCCACCTTGGGAATTTCGTCGTAGTCGGCGGAGTGAATCACGATCCGCTCTGAGTAAGCATCCTTCATCTGGTTCAGGATATCTAGCCCTCTCCGTCCCCGGACTCGCTTCAGATCGTTGGAACCATCTGCCAGTTGTTGCAGTTCCTGCAAGACAAACTGGGGTACGAGGATTTGACCTTCGATAAAGCCAGTGTTTAGAAGTTCTTCAATGCGACCATCGATGATGCAGCTGGTGTCTAAAACCTTGGTTGAAGCAGGTTTGAGGGTTCCTTCCGCCACCAACATTGTTTCTACGCTGT encodes the following:
- a CDS encoding PIN/TRAM domain-containing protein; the protein is MLDAIIILLFILAAAGIGFDAIELLPSGALHQVSNQEALRWVFAGFAALLGGAAGLFVQTAYRRLEKRVREMPIEVILTRAVGLVIGLLVANLMLAPVFLLPMPFDFAFIKPLVAILGSVMFSYLGVTLADTHGRSFLRLISPHSVETMLVAEGTLKPASTKVLDTSCIIDGRIEELLNTGFIEGQILVPQFVLQELQQLADGSNDLKRVRGRRGLDILNQMKDAYSERIVIHSADYDEIPKVDAKLVRLTQEINGTLLTNDYNLSKVATLQKVPVLNINDLAQAIRAIYLPGDSLDIKILKGGKEPAQGVGYLDDGTMVVVEDGREYMGGEIRVVVTSALQTSAGRMIFARPQASFVA